The Labilibaculum sp. sequence GTGAGGCTGTCATCAAAACAATCAAAAAGATTCTCCACATTGTAAAACATCAACCTAAAATCACCTCGTATTCCTTCCTCCGATCCATCGATGACAGATTGTGCCAAACTAATTCTCGCACACAAAAACAGGCAAATAATTAGGATTAGAGAAAACTTCATATTATTTAATTTCTGAAAATTCATAACATCCCATATCCGGGGCTGCATCATTATCTCTGCGATTGCCTGCCAAATCAAAAAGATAGGTCGATATGAATTCAATACTTCCCTTATTTATGGCTGACGATTTCTCACTCAAGCTAAAGTTAAGCTCTTCCAAATCAAGAAAACCAGGATCTTCATTAAACAAACATTCAGTGAATATTGAGGCATAATCAATATGGGCTGAATTGCTCAATTTTAAAAGAGAATTCTGAACCAAAACATTTTCTGTTTGATCAAATTCCAACTCATCAAATCTATTTCCATACAGGATACTATTTCTGATTGTCAAGCCCTCTTCGCCAAGACCATTATATGAGAGAACTGCCTTTGAACGAGCAGAAAAAAACCACGAATTATAAAAAGTTGAATGAGATATCAAACAAGAACCATACTCTTTTAATCGAACACACTCCTCACCACAATTACTGACCAGCATATCATGAGCAACAATAATAGAATTTGATGCCAGTAATCCATTCCCCGTAAAATTCCGAATAATTCCATACTCAATCAATATTGGATTGTTATCCAATATGGTTTTAGGAAAGCTTAATCCATTAATGCCGTTTTCGAGAAGAAAATGACTGAGAAAGTGAGTCGTACTTTCATCGTAAAAGTAGATTCCATTCCATTGACCGGGAACATTTTTGTACAATTCTTCCAATCGTGAACTTCCAAAATAAACAGGTTTTTGAAAACTTCCTTTTACCTCAAAATTACCCTTAACATGAAGTGCCGTATTCTTCTTGAAATAAACCTTTGTTCCCTCATAAACAATCAGGTCAATACCTTCATCAATCCAAACAGGTTTCGTAACAAAATAAGGACGATCTGCCGTCCAAATCGTATTTTCAGTAATGTCACCATCAACTATATAAACATCCTGCGCAAAAGTCTCTAAAATCACTTCCTGCACCTGCCCGTTCAGTTCAAACTTCAATTGGTCTTCTAATAACCGGGGAGCATCCTCATCTTTTGCTTCAAGACCTACCTCAACAAAAATAAAAAGGCTGTCTTTGGCATCAAGTTTAATATCCATCAAATTGTTCGACTGAATTCCATTCACATTTAGTCGATATGGTGATTCTAAATTTTGAAGGTATAAGTGCGAGATATTAATTGCGTTGGATGAAGTATTCTTCACCTTTAACTGCCTGGTTGTTGAACCAAAGCCAGTGAATAATGTATCAAATGCAATTGTATCCGCTGAAAATGTCAATCTAAAATTTGGATCGGTCGTAAAATTCTCATCTTGGTCGCAAGAAATAATGAGAAATGAGATGACAATAAAAAACAGACAACGAGATAAAGGCATGATGTACTTAATTTAAATTTAAACCTGAAGATATAAAAAATCCGGTATTTTATGTAAAAATACCGGATTCAAGTTCATTCGAAACATCTTAAAAGAAGATGTAACTTTTACTATTTCTCTTGTATCGGGAAGTTTTTGTTTTACTGAAATTACGATCGGCAGCTCTTCTTTCTCTCAATCTACTCTCCCTCTTCATTTTATTTGGAATATCGAAATTGATTCCCAATGTGATCTCATGAGTTCCGTCACTGCTATCAGCAATTAAATTGTTTGTGTAATGATCGTAGGAATATCCTATGTAATATTGGTTGTAATTTACACCCACCATTCCCACAATCTGATCGTTCGTTCTGTACGATGCCGCCATCCAGAAATGATGAATATATAACTTGGCTGACAGATCGTAATAAACATCCGAATTCATGGTTTTACGAACAATCACCGAAGGTTCCAGATCAACAAGGTCTTTTAAATGAAACGTGTAACCTGCTGTTGCATAAAAATGACGCATCATGATATTATCATCGATATTGTTATCGCCCATTTTAACGGAAGCTTCAAATAAATGTGCTGCTGATGCTCCTACAAAATAATCATCGTTATATAAGTAGACCCCGAAATTTGCATCCGGCACATACGACACCTCATCCGGACCCGCTTTGGGGTCATTAACCGGAATGTATCTTTTATCAAACTTAAACTGATAAAAAACGCCTCCCAGTCCAAAAGAAAGTTTTGTTCCTGTTTGTCCCAATTTACTTTTTGATAATTGCAGGTGATAAGCATACGAAAACTCAATTCCTGTTCTTGCTACTTCCCCGGCTTTATCGTTAAAAAAATAAGCACCTAAACCAACTCCCATTTGTTTATTTCGTCGTGATAACGGATTTCCTTTTACGTTACAAGTAGTACATTTATTACTCATGTTTTTATTAAAACTCAAGGCCTGCGTTTCAGGAGCCCCTTCTACTCCCGACCATTGCTGACGTAAACTTAAGCGCAGAGGCGAATACATCCGGCTTCCTGCCATGGCAGGATTGAGTAAAAATCCATTCTCCACGTACTGGCTATAAAGTGGCAATTGTTGAGCTTTTCCTTGAGTGAATGCAAAAAGCAACACTCCTAGAATTATTGTTATTCTCATTAGAATCTAAGGGTCAGGTTTAATATTATCGTTTAACGGAGAATTGTTACAGTTCCCAGTATTGGCTTTTCATCATCAAGTTCCACAGCATAATAGTAAGAACCTATTGGTAGATTAGTATTTCCATCGGCACCTGTCCAAGGGGTACCGCGATACTGATTACCAGTTCCACTAAACTTATAAACTGCTTTACCCCATCGATCGTAAATTACAATCTTAAGGTTTTGTACAAACTCGATTCTATCAATATCCCAATAATCATTATAGCTGTCATTATTCGGCGTAAATGCTTTTGGTATTGTTATTCTGTTTTCATATAGATATTCCAGTACGATTGTTGAATCTAACTGGCAATTATTTTTATCAATTACACTTACAGTATAAGTTCCTCTTCCCAAATCCTCAATACTAATTCCATAGTATGGATTTAAATCCAGATCAGACCAATTAATAGTATAATCAAGAACCCCTCCCGTAACATCAATTCGAATGGAACCATCATTGGCATCCACTGTTGTTGGGCGACTGGCTTCGGCTTTCAATTTCAAAGCCTCTGGCTGAACGAGCTCCACACTGGCAACATCTGAACAACCATGATCATCAACAACCTTAACATCATATGTACCAATAACTAAATCTGAAGCAACATCTGTTTCCTGACCATCCGACCATTCAATTGTATAGTTTGGCGTTCCCCCTGTTATATCAACTGTTGCACTTCCAGAACTTTTTCCATAACACAGAACATCCTGATAGTTATTAATTTCCGCAATCAATGTATCCGGCTGGTTCAATAATTTAGATCCCGAAATTTCACATCCATTATTATCAACAACTACATACGAATAATCTCCGGATTCAACATCAAAAATATCCTTAGTGATACTACCATAATTATCCCAATTAACCAAATATGGTCCGGTTCCTTCTGAAATATCCAATTTAATCCAGCCATCTTCCAAACCATAGCATGTTGGTTCGTAGAAATCTGAAACTGTAACAAAAACCTGCTTTGGTTCTACAATCTCAATAGGAGTTATTTCAGATTTACAACCATTCCCATCTGTAATCTGAACTGTATATGTTCCTTCTGAAAGTCCCTGTTGATCCTCGTTTGTTGGACTAATTCCCGATCCTCCCCACAAGTATGTGTAGCCCGGAGTTCCACCTTTCGGATGTATATTAATATATCCATCAGTCCTTTCAAAACAAGAAATATCTTTCTTCCAGAATTCAGCAACAAGCTTGTCTGGTTCATTAACCACAACCTGCAAACTCTGACTTTCATAGCCGGGATCGCCAACCGAATCATATACTGTAACAGTATATTTACCAGCTTTTAAACCGGTAACATCTTTGTCTGTACTTCTAAAATAGTTATCTCCTGTCCATGAATAAGTTAAATTTGCAGGATCGCTTTCACCTAAAACATCCACGGCAACTGCTCCATCTGTTCCTCCAGGACAAGTAACATCAGTAGTTGAAGTTACAAACAGCAGTAATTTATCAGGTTCGTGAACCTTTTTTGAATCTTCGATTCTACACTCATTTGCATCTAATACAACAACATCATAAACGCCCATTTCCAAACCACTCACCGAAATATTCCTACTAACATTTGCTGATTCAGCATAAGAATATCCATTTGGTCCTGATATCAGGAAAATATAAGGAGGGGTTCCTCCGGTAACTGTTGCCGAAATCTCTCCATCACGCAGACCTGCTGCAGAAATATTAATCGGAGTAACAGTCAATGCAAGAGAAGCTGGTTCTGTGATTGCCTGACTTCCTAAAACAGGAGGACATCCATATTCTGAAGTTATGGCATAATCATATGTGCCAGGCTCCAGATCTAAAATATGTTTTGCTGACGATAAAAATCCAGCTCCATTAGTCCATGCTATTGTGTAATTTGCTGATCCAAAATTCACATCCAATTCAATCTCACCATCAGCGGCATTGTTACAACTTACATTTTTAACATTTGCCACACTGGCTAACAATGGATCCGGAGCTAATAATTCATAAGTGTTGGTTGCCGATTGCCCGGCCGATGTTGCTGTAACTGTATAAATACCTGCTGCTAATCCTGAAATTGTTTCTCCTGCTCCACTGTAACCGGCAGGACCAAACCAAGCATAAGTAAATGTTCCATCACCACCTTTGGCATGTGCTTTTAATTCTCCCACAGGACTTCCAGCACAACCAACAGCCTTTCTTTCCTCTATATAAGTGAATACCATTCCTGGTTCTTCAATTATTATCGATTTTTGCACTGTTGAACATCCGGAAGCATCTGTTGCAATCACCGTGTAAACACCACCAGCTAAATTCTCAATCAAGAAACTGTTGTCATCGTAATTATCAGGACTAACGGATGAATATCCATCAGGTCCTGTTACGGTAAAAGAATAAGGAATTGTACCTTCCAAAGTTTCAATTGAAAGAATGCCGTTTTTGGTTCCTGCAACTTTAATGTGTTGTTCTACAACTAAACCCAACTGAATTGTTAAACCTAAATTTAAATCAACTCCATTTTCTGATGAGCAATTATTTTTATCCGTAATCAGTAAACTATAATCACCGGCAACTACATTTTCAATATTTTGAGAATATGACCGGTAATCGCTGGGTCCTGACCAACTGTATGTGTAACCACTATTACCACCATAAGGTGTGATTCTAATAATACCATTGTTGATATTGTTACATGTTGGCAGTACAATATCTTCAACTAAGAATCCTATTTTTCCAGGCTCAGCAACTGTAACATTTTGTTCAAACACACACGAATTTGCATCAACAATTCGAAGAGCATAATCTTTTGGTGCCAGCATAGAAAAAATACCTGTTGCACTTTCAACTCCATCTAAATAATATTGATAGTTTGGAGTCCCCTGAGCCGCTTCAACAAAAATCTCACCTGAGCTTTCTCCATTACAATTTGCAGCCTCGATTGTTAATTCGTTCGTAATTAATTCCTGTGGCTCAATTAATTCCTGACTTAAAACCGAAGGACAATTAACTGCATCAGTAACAGTCAATTCATAAGTACCTCCTGCTAAACCTGAAACATTAGCTGTTGTTGCCGTGTATCCGGCCGGACCAGTCCAAGCGTAAGTATAATCGGTAACACCACCTGTAACAATAGGATTAAATTGTCCATTGTTATCATTGTAACAAAGTAAATCTGTTCCATTCAGATCCATTACAATCTCCGGATTTGAGTTTAGAGTGACATCTTCATCAGGAGTCAAACACAAGTTTGCATCTGAAACATGAACTTGGTAGTTTCCGGAATAAAGTCCTGTAATATTTTCACTTGCCTGAACTGCATTATCAAGAAAGTAAGATAGGTTTCCGGTACCACCGGATGCTGCAACCAAAATCTCACCTTCTGGAATGGTAAAACAAGTCAGATCCTTTTTATTGATACTATCGATTAACAATTCGTAAGCATCAAATATATTTACGATGGTATCAAACTCACAGTTTTTGCCATCGGCAACGGTAATATTGTACTTCCCAGGTGCTAAGTTTAGAGCTGTACTTTCCCATGTTGTTTTATTGGTTGATGCTGAAGCAGAAAAATCATTTCCTGCCTCATCTTTCCAGAAAAATTTATATTCCGGGTACTGAATATTTGCCACCTTGGCAACAACTCGTCCATTTCCCTGCCCAAAACACTTTACATTGTTGGCTGTAATTTCCAAAGAAACATTTGATTTGGTTCCTAATTGAACCTCAATTACAGATTCAATTTTACACAAAGAGCCATCTTTCGCTACAGTATTATAACCATAAATCACTTCAACTTTATAAAATCCTGAAACAGCAACTTCAATCACAGCATCTGTTTCTCCAAATAATTCAGTATATGGAACAACACCATCTGCACTGTAATACCACTGGAATGTTGTATTGTTGTTAATCGGAAACCCTTTTACATGATCCAAAACGGCAATATCACTACACCACTCTTCACGAGGCTGATCAAAACTACCTTCAAAAGAAGGAGGATCTTCGTCTCCTCCGGGAGTACTCGGCACCAATACAAAACCTGTTGTATTATCTTGATCAAAATGATAATTTACAGGATGATCCCCACCAGTTCCTGAAGAGCCGGCAATATCCGTTAAGGCAGCATTGTAAATTTTACCAAATAGTCCTGATGGTTTGTATATAAACGCCTTAACTCCAGGAGTACTAGCTTTTAGGAAAGCGTAAGAACAACGAACGCCTTCCATTTTTAAATCATTGATTACCGTAATTGTTTTTCCGGATTCAATGATATTGTTTTCGTATCCAAGCGTGAATTCCAAATTGGTAAAAGTATTGTTTCCATAAACTTGTCCCTGTTCGAAGAAAGTCACAGAACCAAAATATCCTTTTCCTAAACCTAATATTTTTATAATTCCATTATTCATGAAATCAACGAAACCAAAGGTTACGTCAGTATCAGTTTCACAATAAATTCCACCTCCATTGGCAAATGTAATTTTAGTATCCTTAGCAATAAAATTCAATCCTCCGGTAGTATTCATCTTCTGGTTCCAGCCTGTTGGTTGATCGGAAGTAACAATCACTAAGGAACCGCTCATATCAAACCTGCGTATTGCATCAGGGTTCCCCAAAGACAACGAACTAAATCTCCCAACAGTAAAATCATTACCATTTGTAGTAACAGAACCACTCTCCAAATACAAATCACCGGAAGTTATTAAACTTGAATTCCAAACCCACGATTGTGCATCACCATTGAATATTACATCACCATTCATCGATTTATTGGCAAAATCAACAAATTTATCACCTGCCAATCCATCTCCAACAAAGTCAAAAACACCCCGCATACTCAATGACATCGTCTCTGTTAAATCCATGAATCCACCAATTTGAAGAGTCGCGTCAACAGTAAAGCTTGCACCAGGATCTACATCATCGTTCCAGGTCATGCTGTGGCATTTTCCGGCAGCGCTTAGCTCTACAAATTTGCTTCCTAAAAATGAATTCGCAGTAAAGAAAACATCATCGTTTAAGGTAGGAACACAACCTTCTTCGCTCCCATCCTGGGTGCGACTCCAGTTCTCGTGATTGTTCCAGCTGTCGTCGGTTCCCTTTCCAACCCAGTACAGAGCAATCGGAGCAATTGCCCCATCAGTTATCCAGCCTGTAACATTCCCTAAATCAAATGAATTTGCAGCAGTATAAGCTGCTCCTTTTGAGCCATCGCCATTAATGTCTTTCAGTTCAAGAAAATTACCTGTAACATTATTCGCCGCCAGGATTGTAGTTTCTTTAGTATCTTTTGTAGAATGCAGCGAGATTGGCGCAAAACAACTTCCTTCAGCAAGAAGGTAATCCATTTCATAAGTTTTGCCATTCTGAAACTCGAATTCAAAGCCCCGAGTCAATTCAACTGTTCCAAATTTATTTTTTCCATTTACGGCACCATTTTCTTTAAACTGCAGATAACTCACATAAGGAGTAATACCAGAAAAGCCTGAATCCAATTCTCCATCCTTCTCAAATATTAATTTTTCAAATGAGATATTGTGTGTTGTGGCTCCTGCGATAAATACTTCAGCATTATCTGTAAATGTAATTGTACTGTTCGCAGATAAAAATTCAAATCCTAAATCCAAATATGCATCGGCAAGGTTAAAATAAATCGAGCGTCCCAATACATCTTCCTTTCCGGTAATGGTTACACTGGAATTCTGAATATCTAAACCCCTTGAATTAACTCCCTCAGTTGGATCTGTAGATGTGATACTCTTGCATTCCAAATCGAAACCATTGGTTATTAATTTACCGTAACGGATGAAACAATCACCTTCCATGAGCATATCGTCCCTTAATTTCCACTCTCCGCCATTACCATCAAACTCAACAATATTTGGAAACACATATCCAAATGTATTTATCTCCTGAAGTTCGGTTGCTCTAAAGTAAAAATTAACCACTGCGGATAGATTAATATCTACAGCCGAATTAAAAATAAGAGAACCATAAATATAAACACCTGAAATATCAGTTGCGCCCATTTCAAAATTCGGTCTCGCAGCTTCAGATCCAGTCCAATCCATTGTTCGGCAACGAATATCACTGGCTCCTGTATATACTGTTTGCTCTGTATCGGTAAATGAGCCGTCATCAAAAAACACATTATCTTTTGCTGTTGGCACACAACCTCCCGATTTAATACCGGAAACCGTCGACCAATGATTTGGATCATCCCAATTTCCTGTTCCGTCAACCCAATATAAGTTAGTTCCTGCAGGTTCATCTTCAAATTTCCAACCATCAGCTCCACCCAAATTTATAGATGCTTTCGCAACGAATGTATCTACGGGATCAGCATTGACATTTAAAATATTAACTGAATTTACTGTTATATTAGTTACGCCTGCCTTCGCTTTAAAGATTGCCGCATCGGCACGCGAACCTGTTATATCAATAGTTCCTTCGCAGGCTCCGTTAGCAATTACATTACCGAACACAAAGGTCTGACTGCTTTCAAATACATAAGTTTTCCCAACAGCCAATTGAATACTTTCAGCAACAAAACTTATTTCAGAAACATTCTTTTTTCTAAAATAAGTATTTCCATTCAGCACTATATTGTTAAAAGAAATATCGTCTGAATAAGTATCGATGTAGGCATTTCCATCAGCATCATCGAATGTAACATTATAGAATGCAACCGGCACAGCTCCTGTTGAAACAATTAAATCGCCTCCTGTGGTAAATATTATCTCCGAAGTACCGGCATCAAAAGTAAATCCATCAGGTGAAATTTCAAATTGTTCCAATTTGAAACTCGAAGTGCCCAAACTTAATGATCTTGTATTGGCCACACCAAAATTAGAAACAAAACCTTTGGCCTCAATATCCTGACTATTAGAGTTCAGATCTCCATTCTTTAAAAGAATTGTACCTGATGTCTTTAATCCGCTATTCAAAATCCAGCTGCCTGCAAGCCAGGAATCATCCTCTTGTTTAGTTCCTTCAAAAACGAGATCGCTAAGTAAATCTACTGTCCCCGCATTAATATTGGAAGGATTCTCTGATTTAAAATAAAAATCACCTGAATATGAATAATTGGCATTTACCATGCCCGAAAAATCCAGACTTCCAAAAATACATATTGGCTGATCTCCTGTGAAACTCATTAAATTGGCATTCGTCCAGATCATATCCAAACACTCTGCTGAACTCCCTTTTTTAGATATATTTACTTCATAACTGTTTAAGACTTTCGCATCTTCGAAAATAACCACATCTTTTCGGTTTGGTAAACATCCTCCCAACCAGTTTCCAGCCTTAAACCAGTCATTATCAACATTTCCCGTCCAATAAACAGTACCTCCGGTTAAATCGTCAGGAAAAACCCATCCATCATATCCAGAAATACCTATCGATTCATTTGCTGTTAACGAACCAATTCCTCCAATAACATTTACATCCTCGATTCTTAACCGATAAAGATCAGATGACGACACGTCACAATCAAAATAAGCAACACCATTTTCTCCTTTAAAAGAAATGTATTCGGAACATGTACCGTGAGCAATCAAACCATCCGCTTTTGTAATTTTCTGTTTACTGCCAACATTAAAAAGATAAGATTTACCCTTGGTGAAAATTAGTTGATCAAACTGATGATTACCAAATAATTTAGCATTCCCTTTAAACTCAAGAGACTCAAAAGTCGGCTCAAATCCTTCATTCGTTAAAAATGTCTGACCATCAGGAAAATTAAAAACTACTCTTCCATAAATAATAAAATCGGAAGAATTATTGTAGAGTTCTGCTCCGTCCGATAGGAATCGAATTTCAGAGTTGTTACTGATAAGTGTAAAATTGCTACCCGAAATATTCCATGAACGTGAAACCCCATCGGTAATATCCACATTTGAATTAAGTAAATCCAATTCCCGGTTATAAGTACTTGTAGAAACGAATTGTCCTACAGTTAATCGATTTCCATTAACATGCAATTTACCTTTAAACAGCTCCAGATTATTTGCAACAGTAATGTCTGTATTAAGAGTCCATTCTCCATCACCAACAAAAGATACAGATCCTGTAAGAACCGAATTTATTGTTATTGTGTTTGTTGTGTTACCTCCATCAAACTGTGTTTCTCCATCAAAAACCCAGGTACAGTTTCCTGCTGCCAGGGATCCAAAAATTGCTAAATTATTTGATCCTTCTAAAGTCGCATTATCATCAATGGTAAGGCTTTTACATTCTGCTGGAATATCAATATTTACTACAAAGGTGGCTGGTATTATTACACTATTATTTCTGGATGGCACACAACCCGAATCCCAGTTCCCTGGTGTTCCCCACATTCCATCGCCTGCCCCACCAGTCCACATATAATCTGCAGAAGATGGTGCCGCAAAAGTCCAATCCGAATTATTTCCACCTAAGTTATATGAATTATTTGCCAGAAATGGAACCGCATTACCCAATGCATTAATATTTTGCACTTTCAGATAATCCAAATTAACCAATTCTGCCGAAATATTTCCACCAAGAACATCTCCTGTAATTGAAATGTAAGCATAACATTCCCCCAGAGCTTCAAACTTCGTTTTTATGTTTTGGGTTCCACTTGATATAAAATAATTGTATCCTTCAGTAAAAGTTAAATTCTGAAAATCATTTTCTCCTTTTAAACTTCCATTCAACTCAAAATCTACATTATTAAATGAAGTAAGAATAACATTACTTTCTATTGCTCCATTATCTCCTTTGAATAAAATGTCAAAAAAATCGACACGTTTAGTCCCAATTGTTTCAATGGTTGAATTTGCTGAACTAACAATTATTTTTGAGTCGCCCGGATACAGACTCAGATTATCTGTTTGAACAGACAAAACAGATGCTCCGCTTTTATTAAGATTAATGATTGAAGAATTAAAATAGAGCTCTCTGGATACCGGGTTCTCGGAAACAAAACTTCCGCAGGTTAATTCTGCTTCAATACTTAAAGAACCCTGATTAAAATAGACCGTATTATCAAGCAGGTTCATTTCACTGGTAATTCTCCAGCCTCCGTTGTTGTCAAAATAGAAATCCCCATTGAATGAATTTCCTCCAAAATCAATAATATTACCAGGAGTATTTGCTCTAAAATACAAAGGACGATCAAGGTCAATAATCATCTGAGTGGTAAATTTCACTCCTCCATAGATGACCAAATAATGTGCAATATTATTATCCGTTTTAAGAGCAGGCATGTTTTGTACATTGCCCCAATACATATTCAAACAACGTGCAACACTAGTGATTACCACTTCTGCTCCCGGATCAGGAAAAGAAAATTCATCAAAATACACATTATCATCTTTATCAGGCAAAAGAGCTCCTGGGTTTATTTTCCCGCCTGGCTGATCGCTCCAATGCTGAATATCATTGAAATTACCCGAACCACCAATCCAGTAGAAATCACTTGCTTCTGCAGATAAATATATTAATTGTAAAAATAGTATTAGTAGTAGACTTGTTCCATTTCTTTTCATAACAACCGGTTTTCCTATAAATCATCGTCCTAATTAAATTAGGCAGAAACATGTATTCTTCGCATTAAAGAATCTTTTGCTTTGACGAGAGAAAAATAAATAAGTTTCAAATTTGGCGAAAAATTTCAACATATTATTTATTACCCCAGAATATTT is a genomic window containing:
- a CDS encoding T9SS type B sorting domain-containing protein translates to MKRNGTSLLLILFLQLIYLSAEASDFYWIGGSGNFNDIQHWSDQPGGKINPGALLPDKDDNVYFDEFSFPDPGAEVVITSVARCLNMYWGNVQNMPALKTDNNIAHYLVIYGGVKFTTQMIIDLDRPLYFRANTPGNIIDFGGNSFNGDFYFDNNGGWRITSEMNLLDNTVYFNQGSLSIEAELTCGSFVSENPVSRELYFNSSIINLNKSGASVLSVQTDNLSLYPGDSKIIVSSANSTIETIGTKRVDFFDILFKGDNGAIESNVILTSFNNVDFELNGSLKGENDFQNLTFTEGYNYFISSGTQNIKTKFEALGECYAYISITGDVLGGNISAELVNLDYLKVQNINALGNAVPFLANNSYNLGGNNSDWTFAAPSSADYMWTGGAGDGMWGTPGNWDSGCVPSRNNSVIIPATFVVNIDIPAECKSLTIDDNATLEGSNNLAIFGSLAAGNCTWVFDGETQFDGGNTTNTITINSVLTGSVSFVGDGEWTLNTDITVANNLELFKGKLHVNGNRLTVGQFVSTSTYNRELDLLNSNVDITDGVSRSWNISGSNFTLISNNSEIRFLSDGAELYNNSSDFIIYGRVVFNFPDGQTFLTNEGFEPTFESLEFKGNAKLFGNHQFDQLIFTKGKSYLFNVGSKQKITKADGLIAHGTCSEYISFKGENGVAYFDCDVSSSDLYRLRIEDVNVIGGIGSLTANESIGISGYDGWVFPDDLTGGTVYWTGNVDNDWFKAGNWLGGCLPNRKDVVIFEDAKVLNSYEVNISKKGSSAECLDMIWTNANLMSFTGDQPICIFGSLDFSGMVNANYSYSGDFYFKSENPSNINAGTVDLLSDLVFEGTKQEDDSWLAGSWILNSGLKTSGTILLKNGDLNSNSQDIEAKGFVSNFGVANTRSLSLGTSSFKLEQFEISPDGFTFDAGTSEIIFTTGGDLIVSTGAVPVAFYNVTFDDADGNAYIDTYSDDISFNNIVLNGNTYFRKKNVSEISFVAESIQLAVGKTYVFESSQTFVFGNVIANGACEGTIDITGSRADAAIFKAKAGVTNITVNSVNILNVNADPVDTFVAKASINLGGADGWKFEDEPAGTNLYWVDGTGNWDDPNHWSTVSGIKSGGCVPTAKDNVFFDDGSFTDTEQTVYTGASDIRCRTMDWTGSEAARPNFEMGATDISGVYIYGSLIFNSAVDINLSAVVNFYFRATELQEINTFGYVFPNIVEFDGNGGEWKLRDDMLMEGDCFIRYGKLITNGFDLECKSITSTDPTEGVNSRGLDIQNSSVTITGKEDVLGRSIYFNLADAYLDLGFEFLSANSTITFTDNAEVFIAGATTHNISFEKLIFEKDGELDSGFSGITPYVSYLQFKENGAVNGKNKFGTVELTRGFEFEFQNGKTYEMDYLLAEGSCFAPISLHSTKDTKETTILAANNVTGNFLELKDINGDGSKGAAYTAANSFDLGNVTGWITDGAIAPIALYWVGKGTDDSWNNHENWSRTQDGSEEGCVPTLNDDVFFTANSFLGSKFVELSAAGKCHSMTWNDDVDPGASFTVDATLQIGGFMDLTETMSLSMRGVFDFVGDGLAGDKFVDFANKSMNGDVIFNGDAQSWVWNSSLITSGDLYLESGSVTTNGNDFTVGRFSSLSLGNPDAIRRFDMSGSLVIVTSDQPTGWNQKMNTTGGLNFIAKDTKITFANGGGIYCETDTDVTFGFVDFMNNGIIKILGLGKGYFGSVTFFEQGQVYGNNTFTNLEFTLGYENNIIESGKTITVINDLKMEGVRCSYAFLKASTPGVKAFIYKPSGLFGKIYNAALTDIAGSSGTGGDHPVNYHFDQDNTTGFVLVPSTPGGDEDPPSFEGSFDQPREEWCSDIAVLDHVKGFPINNNTTFQWYYSADGVVPYTELFGETDAVIEVAVSGFYKVEVIYGYNTVAKDGSLCKIESVIEVQLGTKSNVSLEITANNVKCFGQGNGRVVAKVANIQYPEYKFFWKDEAGNDFSASASTNKTTWESTALNLAPGKYNITVADGKNCEFDTIVNIFDAYELLIDSINKKDLTCFTIPEGEILVAASGGTGNLSYFLDNAVQASENITGLYSGNYQVHVSDANLCLTPDEDVTLNSNPEIVMDLNGTDLLCYNDNNGQFNPIVTGGVTDYTYAWTGPAGYTATTANVSGLAGGTYELTVTDAVNCPSVLSQELIEPQELITNELTIEAANCNGESSGEIFVEAAQGTPNYQYYLDGVESATGIFSMLAPKDYALRIVDANSCVFEQNVTVAEPGKIGFLVEDIVLPTCNNINNGIIRITPYGGNSGYTYSWSGPSDYRSYSQNIENVVAGDYSLLITDKNNCSSENGVDLNLGLTIQLGLVVEQHIKVAGTKNGILSIETLEGTIPYSFTVTGPDGYSSVSPDNYDDNSFLIENLAGGVYTVIATDASGCSTVQKSIIIEEPGMVFTYIEERKAVGCAGSPVGELKAHAKGGDGTFTYAWFGPAGYSGAGETISGLAAGIYTVTATSAGQSATNTYELLAPDPLLASVANVKNVSCNNAADGEIELDVNFGSANYTIAWTNGAGFLSSAKHILDLEPGTYDYAITSEYGCPPVLGSQAITEPASLALTVTPINISAAGLRDGEISATVTGGTPPYIFLISGPNGYSYAESANVSRNISVSGLEMGVYDVVVLDANECRIEDSKKVHEPDKLLLFVTSTTDVTCPGGTDGAVAVDVLGESDPANLTYSWTGDNYFRSTDKDVTGLKAGKYTVTVYDSVGDPGYESQSLQVVVNEPDKLVAEFWKKDISCFERTDGYINIHPKGGTPGYTYLWGGSGISPTNEDQQGLSEGTYTVQITDGNGCKSEITPIEIVEPKQVFVTVSDFYEPTCYGLEDGWIKLDISEGTGPYLVNWDNYGSITKDIFDVESGDYSYVVVDNNGCEISGSKLLNQPDTLIAEINNYQDVLCYGKSSGSATVDITGGTPNYTIEWSDGQETDVASDLVIGTYDVKVVDDHGCSDVASVELVQPEALKLKAEASRPTTVDANDGSIRIDVTGGVLDYTINWSDLDLNPYYGISIEDLGRGTYTVSVIDKNNCQLDSTIVLEYLYENRITIPKAFTPNNDSYNDYWDIDRIEFVQNLKIVIYDRWGKAVYKFSGTGNQYRGTPWTGADGNTNLPIGSYYYAVELDDEKPILGTVTILR